From the genome of Xyrauchen texanus isolate HMW12.3.18 chromosome 22, RBS_HiC_50CHRs, whole genome shotgun sequence, one region includes:
- the efcab11 gene encoding EF-hand calcium-binding domain-containing protein 11 isoform X1 yields MFIRRRTMLRNEREINDVNREKMEAVFHQCDMGKKGYLSREDLKIAVVMLFGYKPSKSETNILMENGSSKGGSGVPLEQFMSLMVRKMSAEDPYEKTRQIFTAFDVHCHGFLKLEDFKSAFKRVAPRLPERTVLEAFRSPLPDILPPLTECGSKWTEKGKNDILRKKRWKTESSP; encoded by the exons atgtttatcagAAGAAGGACTATGTTAAGGAATGAGAGAGAAATAAACGACGTCAACAGGGAAAAAATGGAGGCG GTTTTTCATCAGTGTGATATGGGCAAGAAAGGTTATTTATCTAGAGAAGATCTTAAGATAGCGGTGGTCATGCTGTTTGGATACAAGCCATCCAAG TCAGAGACAAACATCTTAATGGAAAATGGCTCTTCTAAAGGCGGTTCAG GAGTCCCACTAGAGCAGTTTATGTCTCTCATGGTGAGGAAGATGTCAGCAGAAGATCCATATGAGAAGACGAGGCAGATCTTCACTGCGTTTGATGTACACT GTCATGGCTTTTTGAAGCTGGAGGACTTTAAAAGTGCCTTCAAGCGAGTGGCTCCTCGTCTGCCAGAGAGAACAGTTCTGGAGGCTTTCCG TTCTCCTCTGCCCGACATCCTGCCACCGCTGACAGAGTGTGGCAGCAAATGGACAGAAAAGGGGAAAAATGACATTCTAAGGAAGAAGCGATGGAAGACAGAGAGCTCACCTTGA